One genomic window of Halovivax cerinus includes the following:
- a CDS encoding S8 family serine peptidase has protein sequence MTNRRTQLIAVVVACVLAVSVAAPVVATATTPQQPAGTLDVSSAASTDASTATIDTALQRETGTTNVVVRLPTADESALDGDRASVIETLRSHASRTQAPVLDELERTDGVTVERTWWIANAIAVTADLDRVELTDLATIDGVERLHANRQFEAPAPIEASPTTAAVQNTTYGLDQIDAPDAWDEFDATGDGVRVAVADTGVDASHPDIELAEEDGWTDLAGNSSEPVDNHGHGTHVSGTISGGNASGTAIGVAPDVELGVARVCLTGSCDGQAILDSFEWAVQTDSDVLSMSLGGPLTGEYVEPVRNAMAADTLVVASIGNSGEGTAGSPGAVYDSIASGATNESANVTDFSGGMLIDTDETWGDAAPEAWPDEYITPDIAAPGDQVFSSNANGGSMCGDVEYCEVSGTSMSAPHKSGAAAAIMSAASDELGPYEVKDLMMETAWKPDYWDESMAQDAIGDRDTRYGDGIIDVYTASAFANTSAGIAGTVTDDGASVAGATVTIDDELSTETDANGSYEVTQLPGTHTVGVEAFGYADAERTVTIENHSHVAQRDVELTPVVDAEVTEDQPDRIESGDELSTSLSVANLESIVVDPTGDYDPADATLSVNGDETAFGEPVTFDEPYTGDLDVTVETTEDTAGELGLEHTLSGLDDSLTIETGPTSVFEELVPVAVLDDGETYGPDVAETLSETLPMRYDVSVVTSDDLLASNASDYEAIVVQQIDPAAAADFVDETETTDVGVVYLDQWGSASNGVPAHSDVTGNPESTFQDDFGPAPVVYELEADHPIFDGVGNASDVVDVHHGAFTDMSWFENTSFDVIASTGDQDGIVGEAVAVDDESATVFASGLGYTPFVGAGDYTETADTILANSVLYLTGTDEAEATISAEDVTTSPGERVDVDLSVDTAIAGYETAVEFDPDVVQVTDVDGVDMADPVTNVDNEAGVVSLAQGQATDVPAPTVATIEFEHVGDAGDETDLAFDEDETAVNDQNGHLTVATDDGSIGVAPCTPGDVNADGEVTSYDVTLTQQYIVGQEPTDEFHEACADVNDDGVVTPADVSLILEDIVATHGPEAIAG, from the coding sequence ATGACCAATCGACGGACACAGCTGATAGCGGTGGTGGTCGCGTGCGTTCTGGCGGTATCCGTCGCGGCCCCGGTCGTCGCGACGGCCACGACTCCCCAGCAACCGGCGGGCACGCTGGACGTGAGTTCGGCCGCCTCGACCGACGCGTCGACGGCGACGATCGATACCGCCCTGCAGCGTGAGACGGGCACGACGAACGTCGTCGTCCGATTGCCGACGGCCGACGAGTCGGCACTCGACGGGGATCGGGCGTCGGTGATCGAGACACTGCGATCGCACGCGAGCCGGACGCAGGCACCGGTCCTCGACGAACTCGAACGGACAGACGGCGTCACCGTCGAGCGAACCTGGTGGATCGCCAACGCGATCGCGGTGACGGCCGATCTGGACCGGGTCGAACTCACCGATCTCGCGACGATCGACGGCGTCGAACGACTGCACGCGAATCGACAGTTCGAGGCGCCAGCGCCGATCGAAGCGAGCCCGACGACGGCGGCCGTCCAGAACACCACGTACGGACTGGACCAGATCGACGCGCCGGACGCCTGGGACGAGTTCGACGCGACTGGCGATGGCGTTCGCGTCGCCGTGGCTGACACTGGCGTCGACGCGAGCCACCCGGACATCGAACTCGCCGAGGAGGACGGCTGGACCGACCTGGCCGGCAACTCCTCCGAGCCGGTGGACAACCACGGACACGGCACGCACGTCAGCGGGACGATCTCGGGCGGCAACGCCTCTGGCACGGCGATCGGCGTCGCCCCCGACGTCGAACTCGGCGTCGCGCGCGTCTGTCTCACCGGTTCCTGTGACGGCCAGGCGATCCTCGATTCCTTCGAGTGGGCCGTCCAGACCGATTCGGACGTCCTGAGCATGAGTCTCGGCGGGCCGCTCACGGGCGAGTACGTCGAACCGGTCCGGAACGCGATGGCGGCGGATACGCTCGTCGTCGCCTCGATCGGTAACTCCGGCGAAGGCACCGCGGGCTCGCCCGGTGCCGTCTACGACTCGATCGCCAGCGGCGCGACGAACGAATCCGCGAACGTGACGGACTTCTCGGGCGGCATGCTGATCGACACCGACGAAACCTGGGGCGACGCCGCACCCGAGGCGTGGCCGGACGAGTACATCACGCCCGACATCGCCGCACCGGGCGACCAGGTCTTCAGTTCGAACGCGAACGGCGGGTCGATGTGCGGCGACGTCGAGTACTGCGAGGTGAGCGGGACCTCGATGTCCGCGCCGCACAAGAGCGGTGCCGCGGCGGCGATCATGTCCGCTGCCAGCGACGAGCTCGGGCCGTACGAGGTCAAAGACCTCATGATGGAGACGGCCTGGAAACCCGACTACTGGGACGAATCGATGGCCCAGGACGCCATCGGTGATCGCGACACCCGCTACGGGGACGGCATCATCGACGTCTACACGGCGTCTGCGTTCGCCAACACGTCGGCGGGGATCGCCGGCACCGTTACCGACGACGGAGCGTCCGTCGCTGGCGCGACCGTGACGATCGACGACGAACTGTCCACCGAGACGGACGCGAACGGGTCGTACGAGGTCACACAACTACCCGGTACCCACACCGTCGGTGTCGAAGCGTTCGGCTACGCCGACGCGGAGCGGACGGTGACGATCGAGAACCACAGTCACGTCGCACAGAGGGACGTCGAACTGACCCCCGTCGTCGACGCGGAGGTTACCGAGGATCAGCCCGATCGCATCGAGAGCGGCGACGAACTCTCGACCTCACTGTCCGTGGCCAACCTCGAATCCATCGTCGTCGATCCGACGGGCGACTACGACCCCGCAGACGCCACGCTCTCCGTAAACGGCGACGAGACGGCGTTCGGCGAGCCCGTCACGTTCGACGAACCCTACACGGGCGACCTCGACGTGACGGTCGAGACGACGGAGGACACCGCAGGCGAACTCGGCCTCGAACACACGCTCTCCGGCCTCGACGACAGCCTGACGATCGAGACCGGGCCGACGAGCGTCTTCGAGGAGCTCGTCCCCGTCGCAGTACTCGACGACGGCGAGACGTACGGGCCGGACGTCGCCGAGACGCTCTCGGAGACGCTTCCGATGCGGTACGACGTCTCCGTCGTCACCTCGGACGACCTGCTCGCTTCGAACGCGAGCGACTACGAGGCGATCGTCGTCCAGCAAATCGACCCCGCCGCGGCCGCGGACTTCGTCGACGAGACGGAGACGACCGACGTCGGCGTGGTCTACCTCGACCAGTGGGGCTCGGCCAGTAACGGTGTGCCCGCCCACTCGGACGTGACGGGGAACCCCGAATCGACGTTCCAGGACGACTTCGGGCCCGCTCCGGTCGTCTACGAACTCGAAGCCGACCACCCGATCTTCGACGGTGTCGGCAACGCGAGCGACGTCGTCGACGTCCATCACGGGGCCTTTACCGACATGTCCTGGTTCGAGAACACGTCGTTCGACGTCATCGCGTCGACCGGCGATCAGGACGGTATCGTCGGCGAGGCCGTCGCCGTCGACGACGAGAGCGCGACGGTCTTCGCCTCCGGGCTCGGATACACGCCGTTCGTCGGTGCGGGCGACTACACCGAGACCGCCGACACCATCCTGGCGAACAGCGTCCTGTACCTGACCGGGACCGACGAGGCCGAGGCGACGATCTCGGCAGAAGACGTCACCACCAGTCCGGGTGAGCGGGTCGACGTCGATCTCTCGGTCGACACGGCCATCGCTGGCTACGAGACCGCCGTCGAGTTCGACCCGGACGTCGTCCAGGTGACGGACGTCGACGGCGTCGACATGGCCGATCCGGTCACGAACGTAGACAACGAGGCGGGCGTCGTCTCGCTCGCCCAGGGACAGGCCACCGACGTCCCAGCGCCGACGGTCGCGACGATCGAGTTCGAACACGTCGGCGACGCCGGCGACGAAACCGATCTCGCCTTCGACGAGGACGAGACGGCTGTCAACGATCAGAACGGCCACCTGACCGTCGCGACGGACGACGGCTCGATCGGCGTCGCGCCGTGTACCCCCGGCGACGTCAACGCCGACGGCGAGGTCACGAGCTACGACGTGACGCTCACCCAGCAGTACATCGTGGGCCAGGAACCGACGGACGAGTTCCACGAGGCCTGTGCGGACGTCAACGACGACGGCGTCGTCACCCCGGCTGACGTGAGCCTCATCCTCGAGGACATCGTCGCCACCCACGGCCCGGAGGCCATCGCCGGCTAA
- a CDS encoding surface glycoprotein: MDKNQVIAILFAFLMVSSVVAYGATALF; the protein is encoded by the coding sequence ATGGACAAGAATCAGGTCATCGCGATCCTCTTTGCGTTCCTGATGGTGTCGTCGGTCGTCGCCTACGGCGCCACGGCGCTCTTCTGA
- a CDS encoding helicase C-terminal domain-containing protein → MQPARIFDAFPAPSYRGNQERALQDIRDAFAAGNDVVFVRAPTGSGKSLLARAIAGCARTVEEADPSEASGAYYTTPQVSQLDDVAEDDLLSDLNIIRGKGNYSCILPGEEGTPVNQAPCVRERGYDCDVKHRCPYFSDRAIASNREIAAMTLAYFMQTAGSEVFRTRDVVVIDEAHGLAEWAEMYATIHLGPRTVPFWDDLRVPDLEAADDDPIERAARYAENLAGVCTRRKDELLAQERLTPAEVRERDRLQELIGELDWFVSDYRDPQSPTTWLVDQTAPPEDASTAAETADDASGPSDDPPGGPVTIKPMNPEKYLQHTVWDRGNKFALLSATILNKDAFCRQVGLDPDDVTLVDVGHTFPVENRPLYDVTQGKMTYEHREETLPKIARTIVRIMANHPDEKGIVHAHSYDIQERLAALLDDFGVGARVRTHDRDGRDAALNAWKASDDPDVFLSVKMEEALDLKGDLARWQVLCKAPFQNTSDSRVAHRLSEGQWAWYYRATLRTVMQACGRVVRAPDDYGATYLADESLLDCFDRARSDTPDWFAEQVDRMSTPDLPPFDPAAAVGESTASARRASPVDRSAGGTDHDSTDASSRRSGRTRSSPLADVWDTDG, encoded by the coding sequence GTGCAACCAGCGCGGATCTTCGACGCCTTCCCCGCCCCGAGTTACCGCGGGAACCAGGAACGAGCCCTCCAGGACATTCGCGACGCGTTCGCGGCCGGCAACGACGTGGTCTTCGTGCGGGCGCCGACGGGCAGCGGCAAGTCGCTGCTCGCACGCGCCATCGCGGGCTGTGCCCGAACCGTCGAGGAGGCCGACCCGAGCGAGGCCAGCGGCGCCTACTACACCACGCCGCAGGTCTCTCAGCTAGACGACGTCGCGGAGGACGATCTGCTCTCTGACCTGAACATCATCCGCGGGAAAGGCAACTACAGCTGCATCCTCCCCGGTGAAGAGGGAACGCCGGTGAACCAGGCCCCCTGCGTGCGCGAGCGCGGCTACGACTGCGACGTCAAACACCGCTGTCCGTACTTCTCCGATCGCGCCATCGCCTCGAACCGCGAGATCGCGGCGATGACGCTCGCGTACTTCATGCAGACCGCGGGCAGCGAGGTCTTTCGCACGCGCGACGTCGTCGTCATCGACGAGGCCCACGGCCTCGCGGAGTGGGCGGAGATGTACGCGACGATCCACCTCGGGCCCCGAACCGTTCCGTTCTGGGACGATCTGCGCGTGCCAGACCTCGAGGCGGCCGACGACGACCCGATCGAACGCGCGGCGAGATACGCCGAGAACCTCGCAGGCGTCTGCACCCGCCGAAAGGACGAACTGCTCGCCCAGGAACGCCTCACACCCGCCGAGGTTCGCGAGCGCGACCGTCTCCAGGAACTCATCGGCGAACTCGACTGGTTCGTCTCCGACTATCGCGATCCGCAGAGCCCGACGACGTGGCTGGTCGACCAGACCGCGCCGCCGGAGGACGCATCGACTGCCGCCGAGACAGCGGACGACGCCAGCGGGCCGTCCGACGACCCGCCCGGCGGCCCCGTGACGATCAAGCCGATGAACCCCGAAAAGTACCTCCAGCACACCGTCTGGGACCGAGGAAACAAGTTCGCCCTCCTCTCGGCGACGATCCTCAACAAGGACGCGTTCTGCCGACAGGTCGGCCTCGACCCCGACGACGTCACGCTCGTCGACGTCGGCCACACCTTCCCCGTCGAGAATCGGCCGCTGTACGACGTCACGCAGGGGAAGATGACCTACGAGCACCGCGAGGAGACCCTTCCGAAGATCGCCCGCACGATCGTCCGCATCATGGCGAACCACCCCGACGAGAAGGGCATCGTCCACGCCCACTCCTACGACATCCAGGAGCGACTCGCCGCTCTCCTCGACGACTTCGGCGTCGGTGCCCGGGTTCGCACGCACGACCGCGACGGCCGGGACGCCGCCCTGAACGCCTGGAAAGCGTCTGACGATCCCGACGTCTTCCTCTCGGTGAAGATGGAGGAGGCCCTCGACCTGAAGGGCGATCTCGCGCGCTGGCAGGTCCTCTGTAAGGCGCCGTTCCAGAACACGAGCGACTCCCGCGTCGCCCATCGACTGTCCGAGGGACAGTGGGCCTGGTACTACCGGGCGACGCTCCGGACAGTCATGCAGGCCTGCGGTCGCGTGGTCCGCGCGCCCGACGACTACGGCGCGACCTACCTCGCAGACGAGAGCCTGCTCGACTGCTTCGACCGGGCCCGCTCCGACACGCCCGACTGGTTCGCCGAGCAGGTCGATCGCATGTCGACGCCCGACCTGCCGCCGTTCGATCCGGCAGCCGCGGTCGGCGAGTCGACCGCGTCCGCACGACGAGCGTCGCCGGTCGACCGCTCCGCGGGTGGCACCGATCACGACTCGACCGACGCGTCGTCGAGGCGGTCCGGTCGGACACGATCGAGCCCGCTCGCAGACGTCTGGGACACCGACGGCTGA
- a CDS encoding YkgJ family cysteine cluster protein: MDVRCRDCAGCCLDWRALAETLAVDDEGGSSESGETSDGRRGPFPSLDGVYNLVPLERDEVSAFVDAGLGDVLTPRLWEAEEDDPNVVIGTHRVAAVRGRPAFFVGLRKPPKPVAPFGRTDAAWLPTCAFLDPTTLQCRIHDDGLYPSECDAYPAHNVALGQETECERVEAATGEQRLRDAEGAGDATGDDGLLFGPQAIGGKVFCHPEPAEIEGAVDRIARGATTAEDRAEFVAVAAASSPGTLGQSRPHYERAREATLETDSWAGEAIAEWTRLARDGRSEAAGAVEVDDHPTPHPALAEQVEGARGAPETPGWDTTE; the protein is encoded by the coding sequence ATGGACGTTCGATGTCGCGATTGTGCGGGCTGTTGTCTCGACTGGCGAGCGCTGGCCGAGACGCTCGCCGTCGACGACGAGGGTGGGTCGTCCGAATCGGGGGAGACGAGTGACGGCCGGCGCGGCCCGTTTCCGTCACTCGACGGCGTCTACAACCTCGTTCCGCTGGAGCGCGACGAGGTCAGCGCGTTCGTCGACGCCGGGCTGGGCGACGTCCTGACGCCGCGGTTGTGGGAGGCCGAGGAGGACGACCCGAACGTCGTGATCGGGACACACCGCGTCGCCGCCGTCCGGGGACGTCCCGCGTTCTTCGTGGGGCTGCGAAAGCCACCGAAACCGGTCGCACCGTTCGGCCGGACGGACGCCGCCTGGCTACCGACCTGCGCCTTCCTCGATCCGACGACGCTGCAGTGTCGCATCCACGACGACGGCCTGTACCCGTCCGAGTGCGACGCGTACCCCGCACACAACGTGGCCCTCGGCCAGGAGACGGAGTGCGAACGAGTCGAGGCCGCGACCGGTGAACAGCGGCTCCGGGACGCCGAGGGCGCGGGGGACGCGACCGGGGACGACGGCCTCCTCTTCGGACCGCAGGCGATCGGCGGGAAAGTGTTCTGTCACCCCGAGCCGGCCGAGATCGAGGGAGCCGTCGACCGGATCGCCCGGGGAGCGACGACGGCCGAGGACCGGGCGGAGTTCGTCGCGGTCGCCGCCGCGTCGAGCCCCGGGACGCTGGGACAGTCCCGACCCCACTACGAACGGGCACGCGAGGCGACGCTAGAGACGGACTCCTGGGCCGGCGAGGCGATCGCGGAGTGGACGCGACTCGCGAGAGACGGTCGGAGTGAAGCGGCCGGTGCGGTCGAAGTCGACGACCACCCGACCCCCCATCCCGCGCTGGCAGAACAGGTCGAAGGTGCACGCGGTGCGCCGGAGACGCCCGGGTGGGACACGACCGAGTGA
- a CDS encoding DUF5786 family protein, whose protein sequence is MSMGAYDDDEHERREQQVSTVDADFDDERTIYHGQVEYDSGDSAEALLNQFQEIKSN, encoded by the coding sequence ATGTCAATGGGTGCCTATGACGACGACGAGCACGAGCGTCGTGAACAACAGGTCTCGACGGTCGACGCCGACTTCGACGACGAACGCACGATCTACCACGGACAGGTCGAGTACGACTCCGGTGACTCTGCGGAGGCACTGTTGAACCAGTTCCAGGAGATAAAATCCAACTGA
- a CDS encoding DUF5784 family protein, giving the protein MARPLRFRYSPESWSHGRVERQVLHPLQANIGARAVSPRYDIGGGWETHRFEMDNGDVALFVRGDDEAYWMGNTETPQPLWRTNKIGWDDAPYRVARWARRELIDTLYDEDPWLEPYPHLSWFFLPVFMSKDGRESTRAFFRDHAGGFPDADRDDVLAYFEELLKPGTLDPYRHTMAGKLGTSERVDAVRMSAAMAEFIAAKILTDAGYGLTPEIEVTTGHSLDFRAEGDGSNVLVEVTRPQAPSTRAASGPIAAIRDTAETKTSGQLSKHGGGAVLFVDCSSFPDDAWRAIVAERPDVRHRPAVVYRTRPSGHVEGYRKGSVPLALSAAIDFVD; this is encoded by the coding sequence GTGGCACGGCCGCTACGCTTTCGATATTCGCCGGAGTCGTGGAGTCACGGACGCGTCGAGCGACAGGTGCTCCACCCGCTGCAAGCGAACATCGGCGCCCGTGCCGTCTCACCGCGGTACGATATCGGTGGCGGGTGGGAGACGCACCGCTTCGAGATGGACAACGGCGACGTCGCCCTCTTCGTCAGAGGGGACGACGAGGCCTACTGGATGGGTAACACGGAGACGCCGCAGCCGCTCTGGCGCACGAACAAGATAGGCTGGGACGACGCCCCCTATCGGGTCGCTCGCTGGGCGCGACGCGAGTTGATCGACACGCTGTACGACGAAGACCCCTGGCTCGAACCGTATCCGCACCTCTCGTGGTTCTTCCTCCCCGTTTTCATGTCGAAGGACGGACGAGAGTCCACGCGGGCGTTCTTCCGCGACCACGCCGGAGGCTTCCCCGACGCCGACCGCGACGACGTCCTCGCGTACTTCGAGGAGCTCCTCAAACCCGGGACGCTGGACCCGTACCGCCACACGATGGCAGGCAAGCTGGGAACCAGCGAGCGCGTCGACGCGGTCCGAATGAGTGCCGCGATGGCCGAGTTCATCGCGGCGAAGATACTCACCGACGCCGGCTACGGCCTCACGCCGGAGATCGAAGTGACGACCGGCCACTCGCTCGACTTCCGGGCCGAAGGCGACGGGTCGAACGTCCTCGTCGAGGTGACGCGCCCGCAGGCGCCATCGACGCGGGCCGCGTCCGGGCCGATCGCCGCGATCAGAGACACGGCAGAGACGAAAACCAGCGGGCAGCTCTCGAAACACGGCGGCGGTGCCGTCCTCTTCGTCGACTGTTCGTCGTTCCCCGACGACGCCTGGCGCGCCATCGTGGCCGAACGGCCCGACGTCCGCCACCGGCCGGCCGTGGTCTACCGCACCCGGCCGTCCGGCCACGTCGAGGGGTATCGGAAGGGGTCGGTTCCACTGGCGCTCTCGGCAGCGATCGACTTCGTCGACTGA
- a CDS encoding DUF5789 family protein produces MHAPGSVTIADDLEYPLTTDELIATHGDRRIDLPNGSETVGEVLGRISAETFESPDDVRLTLQSGLSRKAIGRYGYSDRDPDPPGSLYHSTQLSF; encoded by the coding sequence ATGCACGCTCCAGGAAGCGTCACGATCGCTGACGACCTCGAGTATCCGCTGACCACCGACGAACTGATCGCCACGCACGGCGATCGACGGATCGATCTGCCGAACGGCTCGGAGACGGTCGGCGAGGTACTCGGCCGAATCTCCGCAGAGACGTTCGAGTCACCCGATGACGTGCGACTCACGCTCCAGAGCGGCCTGAGTCGAAAGGCGATCGGCCGGTACGGGTACAGCGATCGCGATCCGGACCCGCCCGGAAGCCTCTATCACTCCACGCAGCTGTCCTTCTGA
- a CDS encoding PHP domain-containing protein → MSSTASGPYADLHVHTTRSDGSLAPGAVPEAAARAGLSVVAITDHDTMAPFEGPTIGADEWIDGMESDAGPSGGEERRVDPSAGGEHTDSGDGHRDVTLVAGIELRVQPDGDQAVDLLGYGLRRTDALTAVLDRIQQDRRERGRAIVERVEDRLGIDLDVAIGDGFGRPHVARAIGEHPETDLGYQDAFDELIGDDGPCYVSRELPSFERGRRLLGEACDVVGLAHPLRYRDPARALDLAIELDAVELAYPYNRPVDTTPVERAIERGDLLATGGSDAHGERLGFAGLDRTEYDRLAPDGWRS, encoded by the coding sequence ATGTCGTCGACGGCATCCGGCCCGTACGCGGACCTGCACGTGCACACGACGCGGTCCGACGGGTCACTCGCACCCGGAGCCGTCCCGGAGGCGGCGGCACGCGCGGGACTCTCCGTCGTCGCGATCACTGATCACGACACGATGGCGCCGTTCGAGGGACCGACGATCGGCGCCGACGAGTGGATCGATGGCATGGAGTCCGATGCGGGCCCGTCCGGCGGTGAGGAACGCCGTGTAGATCCATCAGCCGGTGGCGAACACACCGACTCGGGTGACGGCCACCGAGACGTGACGCTCGTAGCCGGGATCGAACTCCGCGTACAGCCGGACGGCGACCAGGCCGTCGACCTGCTCGGCTACGGGCTGCGTCGGACGGACGCTCTCACCGCGGTCCTCGACCGGATCCAGCAGGACCGTCGCGAACGCGGACGGGCGATCGTCGAGCGCGTCGAGGACCGGCTGGGGATCGACCTCGATGTCGCGATCGGCGACGGGTTCGGCCGACCGCACGTCGCCCGCGCGATCGGCGAGCACCCCGAGACTGATCTCGGGTACCAGGACGCCTTCGACGAACTGATCGGGGACGACGGGCCGTGCTACGTCTCCCGCGAGCTCCCGAGCTTCGAGCGTGGCCGCCGACTGCTCGGGGAGGCGTGCGACGTCGTCGGGCTCGCGCACCCGCTTCGCTATCGTGACCCGGCGAGGGCGCTCGACCTGGCGATCGAACTCGATGCCGTCGAGTTGGCGTACCCGTACAACCGGCCGGTCGACACGACGCCAGTCGAGCGGGCGATCGAGCGCGGAGATCTGCTCGCGACCGGTGGGAGTGACGCCCACGGCGAGCGGCTCGGTTTCGCTGGGCTCGACCGGACGGAATACGACCGCCTGGCCCCCGATGGCTGGCGGTCGTGA
- a CDS encoding DUF6757 family protein, whose translation MHCHYCDRPAAFAAESDGVTVGLCETHFQERLEELADADGLDALKERVDVDRTE comes from the coding sequence ATGCACTGTCACTACTGCGATCGGCCGGCGGCGTTCGCCGCCGAGTCCGACGGAGTTACGGTGGGACTCTGTGAGACCCACTTCCAGGAGCGCCTGGAGGAACTCGCCGACGCCGACGGCCTCGACGCGCTCAAGGAACGCGTCGACGTCGACCGGACCGAGTAA
- a CDS encoding peroxidase-related enzyme (This protein belongs to a clade of uncharacterized proteins related to peroxidases such as the alkylhydroperoxidase AhpD.), with amino-acid sequence MVDLSDDAMGNFPVPADEDVPADLRERIEEETERAGFTPNVFAGFAYKPSHFRAFFQYHDAIVDDAALAREEIEMIIVAVSGVNHCYYCNVAHGALVRIYADDPLLADQLVANYRTADISDQHRTMLDVAVKLTERPAAVTREDLDELADAGFSEEEIWDVGAVTALFNLSNRMAMFADMRPNEEFHTLGRE; translated from the coding sequence ATGGTCGATCTCTCAGACGACGCCATGGGGAACTTCCCGGTCCCGGCCGACGAGGACGTGCCCGCGGACCTGCGAGAACGCATCGAAGAGGAGACCGAGCGCGCGGGCTTCACGCCGAACGTCTTCGCCGGCTTCGCGTACAAACCATCGCACTTTCGCGCGTTCTTCCAGTACCACGACGCGATCGTCGACGACGCCGCGCTCGCTCGCGAGGAGATCGAGATGATCATCGTCGCGGTCTCGGGCGTCAACCACTGCTACTACTGCAACGTCGCCCACGGCGCGCTCGTCCGCATCTACGCGGACGATCCGCTACTGGCCGACCAGCTGGTGGCGAACTACCGCACGGCGGACATAAGCGACCAGCACCGGACGATGCTCGACGTGGCCGTGAAACTCACCGAGCGCCCGGCGGCAGTGACCCGCGAAGATCTCGACGAACTGGCCGACGCCGGCTTCTCCGAGGAGGAGATCTGGGACGTCGGCGCCGTGACGGCGCTGTTCAACCTCTCGAACCGGATGGCCATGTTCGCCGATATGCGACCGAACGAAGAGTTCCACACGCTCGGACGGGAGTAG
- a CDS encoding acyl-CoA thioester hydrolase/BAAT C-terminal domain-containing protein: MSNAPDPSRSAAHAGSLAIRAPDTSAYDERIAIRVTGAEQNERVDLRASLVDDDGSIWASHLTFTADEDGVVDLTEVAPDDGAYEDAEPMGWLRSMEPAGDEWLPRLETDPTIAIELRATAGDRTVERTIHREVYDAGISAQQIDRENFVGSLFVPAGDGPHPAVIDLHGGGGRLTVRTAKLLATEGYVTLALEYVGEASAIPDEFGRIPLGTFDDAAHWLLDQSTVCGDRVGLVGRSRGAELALLLGARYDWVGAVVSCAGSGVAWDTPSGDPAWIHDGLPVPHLTAEESPATRMERGVDDERIQQATAAVENTDGPILLISGDDDRVWPARRLSNVAIDRLDDAGFAYRYEHRTYDDVGHTMTAPSTPIRESLPTGGSGAATATAAEDSWPAILETLDRGLDN; the protein is encoded by the coding sequence ATGTCGAACGCCCCCGATCCATCGCGGTCAGCGGCTCACGCCGGATCGCTTGCAATTCGAGCACCCGATACGAGTGCGTACGACGAACGGATCGCGATCCGGGTCACCGGTGCGGAGCAGAACGAGCGCGTCGACCTTCGGGCGTCACTCGTCGACGACGACGGCAGCATCTGGGCGTCTCACCTGACGTTCACCGCCGACGAGGATGGAGTCGTCGACCTGACCGAAGTGGCGCCGGACGACGGCGCGTACGAGGACGCCGAACCGATGGGATGGCTCAGATCGATGGAACCCGCGGGCGACGAGTGGCTCCCGCGGCTCGAGACCGACCCGACGATCGCGATCGAACTCCGCGCCACGGCCGGCGATCGGACGGTCGAGCGAACCATCCACCGGGAGGTGTACGACGCCGGTATCTCCGCCCAACAGATCGATCGGGAGAATTTCGTCGGTTCCCTGTTCGTCCCGGCCGGGGACGGCCCACACCCCGCCGTTATCGACTTGCACGGCGGCGGTGGTCGCCTGACCGTCCGGACCGCGAAACTGCTCGCGACCGAGGGCTACGTCACGCTCGCCCTGGAGTACGTCGGCGAGGCGAGCGCGATCCCCGACGAGTTCGGACGTATTCCGCTCGGCACGTTCGACGATGCCGCCCATTGGTTGCTGGATCAATCGACGGTGTGCGGCGATCGAGTCGGCCTCGTCGGTCGATCTCGAGGGGCCGAACTGGCGCTGTTGCTGGGTGCACGGTACGACTGGGTCGGAGCGGTCGTCTCCTGTGCGGGCAGCGGCGTCGCCTGGGATACGCCGAGCGGTGATCCGGCGTGGATCCACGACGGGCTGCCAGTCCCGCACCTCACGGCCGAGGAATCGCCCGCGACGCGGATGGAAAGAGGCGTCGACGACGAACGAATCCAACAAGCGACCGCCGCAGTCGAGAACACTGACGGCCCGATCCTCCTCATCTCCGGCGACGACGATCGGGTCTGGCCCGCCCGACGACTATCGAACGTCGCGATAGACCGGCTCGACGACGCCGGTTTTGCGTATCGGTACGAGCACCGCACCTACGACGACGTCGGACACACGATGACCGCTCCCTCCACACCCATCAGGGAATCGCTCCCGACCGGCGGCTCCGGGGCGGCGACGGCGACGGCGGCCGAAGATTCCTGGCCAGCGATCCTGGAAACGCTCGACCGCGGCCTCGATAACTGA